The proteins below come from a single Burkholderia contaminans genomic window:
- a CDS encoding transposase, whose protein sequence is MFFDELTDEEWFRLSTLIADEPIRLNRRGRPRAEPRVVANAVLWILTTGEAWSKLPGRYPSGPTCRRRYEEWLASGTLLQMIDVLTQFSGRTFAYIPPPPEPVVPARRAEPAPDNDRLRGVFWQNPESWQLPVAQANVWEGEGASMSARPVDEVVDPSAASFAVPGAPSTELRHAHASSASFAAAEPQVDNYRGYTICGIAQPVQNLMYRAWAEITQDDRRVERSGLIGPRFTDAEEAEQFALDWARQWIDRHGASDEPAREPQGEVLAGLSALARTESDIHRFIAERHAGALSESRNDPVQPERREYVYRVG, encoded by the coding sequence ATGTTCTTCGATGAGCTTACCGATGAAGAGTGGTTTCGTCTTTCAACGCTGATCGCCGATGAACCCATCCGGCTGAACCGCCGCGGGCGTCCGCGAGCCGAACCGCGCGTCGTTGCCAACGCGGTGCTCTGGATCCTGACGACCGGTGAAGCGTGGTCGAAGCTGCCCGGTCGCTATCCGTCCGGGCCGACGTGCCGCCGCCGCTACGAGGAGTGGCTCGCGTCCGGCACGCTGCTGCAGATGATCGACGTGCTGACCCAGTTCAGCGGGCGCACGTTCGCGTATATCCCGCCGCCGCCGGAGCCGGTCGTGCCCGCACGCCGTGCCGAGCCGGCGCCCGACAACGACCGCTTGCGCGGCGTGTTCTGGCAAAACCCCGAGTCGTGGCAATTGCCGGTCGCTCAGGCAAACGTTTGGGAGGGCGAGGGCGCGTCGATGAGCGCGAGGCCGGTCGACGAAGTCGTCGATCCGTCGGCCGCGTCGTTCGCGGTGCCGGGTGCGCCGTCGACGGAGCTGCGCCATGCGCATGCGTCGTCGGCGAGCTTCGCCGCGGCCGAACCGCAAGTCGACAACTATCGCGGCTATACGATCTGCGGCATCGCGCAGCCCGTGCAGAACCTGATGTATCGCGCGTGGGCCGAGATTACGCAGGACGACCGACGCGTCGAACGCTCGGGCCTGATCGGTCCGCGCTTCACCGATGCCGAGGAAGCCGAGCAGTTCGCGCTCGACTGGGCGCGCCAGTGGATCGATCGCCATGGCGCGAGCGACGAACCGGCGCGCGAGCCGCAAGGCGAGGTGCTGGCCGGCTTGTCCGCGCTTGCGCGTACCGAGTCGGACATCCACCGCTTCATCGCCGAGCGCCACGCGGGTGCGCTGTCCGAAAGCCGCAACGATCCGGTGCAACCGGAGCGCCGCGAGTACGTGTATCGCGTCGGCTGA
- a CDS encoding DUF3501 family protein, whose translation MTLTRDSLLTLEAYAKIRKAEHARLVAYKRRRAVALGNHLRLLFEDETTIRYQIQEMLHIEKIFDQAGIEGELDAYLPLVPDGTNLKATMQIEYEHEIERRAALARLIGVEDRVYLQVDGHARVYAIADEDLDRDTAEKTSAVHFVRFELDAPMRAALRGGAALSIGCDHPAYTMPPQRVDADVAAALAVDLR comes from the coding sequence ATGACGTTGACCCGCGACTCCCTGCTGACGCTCGAAGCGTACGCGAAGATCCGCAAGGCCGAACACGCGCGGCTCGTCGCGTACAAGCGCCGCCGTGCGGTGGCGCTGGGCAACCACCTGCGCCTCCTGTTCGAGGACGAAACGACGATCCGCTATCAGATCCAGGAGATGCTGCACATCGAGAAGATCTTCGACCAGGCCGGCATCGAAGGCGAACTGGACGCGTATCTGCCGCTCGTGCCCGACGGCACGAACCTGAAGGCGACGATGCAGATCGAGTACGAGCACGAGATCGAACGGCGCGCGGCGCTCGCCCGGCTGATCGGCGTCGAGGATCGCGTGTACCTGCAGGTCGACGGGCATGCGCGCGTCTACGCGATCGCAGACGAGGATCTCGACCGCGACACCGCCGAGAAGACGTCGGCCGTGCACTTCGTGCGCTTCGAGCTCGACGCGCCGATGCGCGCGGCGCTCAGGGGCGGGGCGGCGCTGTCGATCGGCTGCGATCACCCGGCGTACACGATGCCGCCGCAGCGCGTGGACGCGGACGTGGCCGCAGCGCTGGCCGTCGATCTGCGCTGA